A segment of the Lelliottia amnigena genome:
CTTGTTAGCCAAAGCTGCAGTATGTTTATTCTGGTCCTCGTAGCGCCATAACTGGCGAACGATATTTAAGCTGGTTAGCAATGTTGTCGGAGTGGCAACTAGGACATTCTTTTCAATTGCTTGCTGGAACAACGTCTCATCAGCTTTAAGCGCTTCAACAAAAGCAGACTCGATCGGAACAAACATAAAGACGATTTCAGGAGAGTTAAGACCTGGAAGTTTATAATAATCTCTATCAGCTAACTCTCTGATTCGTCCCCCGATAGCACTCACATGCTCTTTCAGTGCAAGTGAGCGTTCAGCATCATCTTCCGCATTAATATAACGAGTATAGGCATTAAGAGAAACTTTAGCATCAATGATTAAATGCTTACCCTGTGGTAAATAAATTATCGCATCAGGGCGTTGTCGCCCTTCTTCAGTATTGATACTAACTTCGCGTTTATAATCCTTATCCAACAGCAAACCTGAGCGTTCCAGAACATTTTCCAGAATCATTTCTCCCCAGTTACCCTGCAGCTTTTTCTGCCCGCGTAATGCGGTGGATAATTCATGTGCCTCAGTCGTGATTTTTGATTTAACTCTTTAAGAGACTCCAGCTCCTTACGTAGCTCACCTTGCTGAGTAGTTTCGCGATGATGTATTTCCTGTACTTCTTTTTTAAAGCTATCAATTGATTGCTGGAACGGATTCATCAGTGCGCTTAACGTTGATTTACTACTTTCCTGCAAAGACTTTGTTTTTGTCTCAAGAATCTCGCCGGACAGCACTTTAAATTGCTCAACCAAGCTGGCCTTCTGAGTTTCGAAACTGGCAACTTCTCGGTTATGGCTAGCTTCGCGCTCTTGCTGCGCAGTTTCAAGTTTAGTGTATTGGCTCTGCAATTCCCCATAGTTTCCCTGCAGGGTATCGTATTTATTTGCTGCATTAGAAAGCTGTTCTTTCAATTCTCTTAATTGCTCACGTGTCTCGTTATTGGTGGATTCTACTGCTTTTGTTTTTTCCCTTCTTCAGCCAGTAATTCTTTTAGGCCATTTGTAGTTGCTCGCTCCTGCTCTAAGCTTTTCTCCATATGGCTAAGGCGTTCACGTAATTCAGTTTCTTGGGATTTGAGCGAACGAATATCAGCTAAGCAAGTTTCACTCTGCATTTCTGCTTCATGTTGCTTCTGTCGATTATCAGTGAGTTGTTGCCCCAACGATATAAGATTACTTTTATACTCGGCTAACTCACTTAATAGACGTTTTTCAGTGCTCAGGGCGCCGTTTAATTTATCCTGAATTTTACTTTCAGAAAGTTCGTATTGATGCAGCGATTTCTGACGGTCATCCAGTAATGAAGTTTGTTCAGAAATTGTTGCATTTGAAACACTAAGAGCCTGTAGATTTTGCTCAATCTGAAGTGATAACTGTGCAACCTTACGCCCTTGTCTGGTAAGAGAAAACAGATAGCCTATTCCACAACAAAGAAGAGCAAGAAAGATAAGAAAAATTAAAGTCCCGAGATTCCATTCAACTGAAAACATCATTACCCCCATACTTTTAATAAATATTACTTATTCATATTGCACAAATATTGATAACTTTCAGGCTTGCGCATCATTGATGCTTGATGAAACATATCAAACAATAATTAATTCTAAATATATTTCAACTAGTTATATTTAGAACAATGAATTTAGTCACAACGTGTTGTACCAAACGAATCCCTCCGGCAGGTAGTCGTCTTCCCTTGAGCATCAGTAATGCGAGTATTCCCGAAACTATCGGTACGAGATACGGAACCATCGCTGCCACGAGTCGTACCAAATGAATCAGTACGATAGCTGGAATTATTGCCGTTACCATCAGTGACTCTTGTCGTACCAAAAGAATCAGTTCTGGACACACTCCCATCACTGCCACGCGTGTTACCGAAGCTGTCAGTACGCCAGGTATTACCATGATCGTCTCGTGTGGTACCAAAACTGTCGGTACGATATGTATTGGCCTGCACCGCAAAGCTAATAAAAAGTGAGAATATAGAAACACAAAGAACTTTCATAACAAGAATACTCATCTATTATTAATTTCGTAAATATGTGGCGCTCATGCAAGTAACATAAATGCCACGGAGGATGTTTAACTAACCAGTACAGCCTCAAAATCGGCAACGGTTAATTCTGATGCTCCTTTTAACATGTCTCTTGCCAGAGCACGACGACGATTAAGCAACTCATCCAGTGTTTCTTCAAAAGTCATTAATTCACTATCACGGACCGTAGGGTAATAAACATAAACATCTTTTGTTTGGCCAATACGATAAGCGCGGTCTGTTGCCTGATCTTCTTTTGCTGGATTCCAACAACGCGTAAAGTGAATAACATGGTTGGCTTTCTGTACATTGACACCAAAACCGACAGCAACAGTTGAAAGTATAATGGCGTTAAATCCCTCGGCATCCTGAAATTGGTCTATCAGGCTTTGACGGTTTTGACTGCTTCCAGATTTAGTACTGGTATCTCCATTGATAATAAAAGGCTTAAAACCAAAGTTGTGTAATACCATCTGCTGTAATTCCCGCTGAATATCACGCAACTCAGTAAAAATAATTACCTTATCATCAGAAGATCGTTGTATGCGCCTTAGCGTTTCAAGCATCCACTTAACTTTCGGAGCATTGTCACGCATACGTAAGTCAGCACTGACTGAATAAGGCAAGGCGCAAATCAACTTAAGACGATGTAATAAACCAAGCATACCGGCCCCACGCTGCTCAAGGCCCTCACTCATTTCCTGCTGGCTTCGCCACTTCGCTATCGAATGAGTATAGAGATCACGCTGCAGTGGCAACATGCTTAATTTTTTACAGATCTGGTCTTCAATTTTTGCAGGGAGATCTCGTGCCACATCTTCTTTAATTCTACGAAGAGTCTGGGGTTCGATTAATTTACGGAGCTTTTCAAGAGCAACTTCATCGCCCTGTTGTTCGATAGGGCGTAAATAGTCCTTACCAAAATTATTTAATGCACCGAGAAGTCCAGGCTGGACAAAGTCAAACAGGCACCATAAATCAACCAATGTATTTTCAACGGGTGTACCGGTGCATGCCACTTTAAATCGGGCTTGAATGGCCTTAGCTGAGTGGGTTATTAATGCCGCCGGGTTTTTAATCTTTTGGGCCTCATCACAAACCATGATAGACCATGATTGGCGTGCCAGAGAAAACTCTTGATCTCGCAATGTTTCATAGGTTGTAAGGACGATACGTGCATCGCCGACCCAGTCATTTTGCAATAAATTTTTAATACCTTTATTTCTTATCTCAGACGGGAGACTTTCCTTAGGACATTTTTTATCTCGTAACTCATTCCCATACAGTTTTAATATTGAAATTTGATCACGATAGAAAAAATTACCCACTTCACGTTCCCAGTTATCAAGTAATGATACAGGGGCTACGATCAAAGCTGGGTCGCCATTCGGAAATTGTTCAATATGCCAAACCAAAAATGTGAGGATCTGCAGCGTCTTCCCAAGTCCCATATCGTCTGCCAGTAAACAACCGGTAGTTTCAGTCGGTGACTTGAGAAAGAGCTGTTGTAACCAGGCAACACCTTTACGCTGATGTTCCCGTAACACGATGTTTTCTCTTAGGGCTAAAGGTAGCTCTGGCTCAGCTTGATGAGCTGATAACAATGATGCACGCCGCTGCTTGACGTAAAGAGCTTGTTCGATATTCTGCTCAATCAGTAACACGGCCCTACTCTGTGGATCAGCAGGTCCTGATGTGTCGCTATCATCAGCTATTTTTTTAGACCATTTATCATGGAAAATCTCAGCATCTTCTCGCGGCAGAAGATTATCATTCCAGGGCATAGCGACTTCAGTTGCTTCAGTATCCTTGGCTTGTTGTATACGCTCTTCAAGTTCATGGAAATGCTGTTGATTGTCCAGATCCCAGCCCGAAAACATGGCTTCACACATCTCTTTTGCCACATCATCCGGAAGCCATTTCTCGCTTTCACTTTTAACCAGGTAAGGTGAACTGATTTTTTCAAATTCGCCAATACCAATGACCCTGTCACTGTATTTTTGCAGATCCAGTACGTGTGTAAAATCATGCCCTCCGCCTGCTTTTGCCAGGTTTCGACAAGGGATTGATAGCTTTCAAGATCTGCAGAAGTCAGCCTTCCTAACTCAATATCGTAACCTTGCCAAATACCGACCGGTAAGTCAGAAGCCAACTTCAGTTGCAGCTCTTTAATGAAGCTTTCAAGTTCAAATGGGCGAGTGAAATTAAATGTTTCATCCGCTTGGGGGGTTTCTGTTCTGGGACTTAGAATAAGCGAAACTGCGGCTATTTCATTCTGTTCACTAAAATTCGGTTCCAGACGAAAGTCATAGAAATAGATCCCTGCTTCCTGCAGATCTTTCTCATATACGTCTGGATCTAAAACCTTGCTTGCATCCTCACCAACCCAAGAATAAGGGTTACGAATAAAAGATAACGCATCATCTCCAGCTACACGACGCCCGGTAATCGCATGAACGGAAGACAGAACTTCTTTAACCTCGGGTGATAAAATGACATGGTTTAGCTCACCATCTTCGCCCAGTACACGATACCGGTCCTGCACTTGCTGTGTACGGTCAAAGCTTTGTAACCAGTTGACGGGTTGATCTTCAAAGGTGGGTTCAATTTCATAAACCTTTGTATCCGCTATCCGAGCCTCACGTAATTTGAGCTGTAAAGATTCTGGCCGGACAACAATAGTTTTCGTCAAATAATCGTCCATTTTCGCGCAGGCTTTTTTCGCCTGGCGCCGAATCTTTGCCCACCCCATCTGGTTAACCGCTTCACCTGGCTGTTGGCTCTGCTGCTGGCGTAACTGCTTGAGGGAATCAATCAAATGCCAGTTTTCAGAATTCAAAATGAATGTGCCTTCAGACGTCGAAAAACTCGCACCAGTTCGCTTCATTTCAACAACGCGGTAATCTTCAGGATGGGTCCATTTATCTATAATGACGCGAAAATTATCATCGCTAATGCTGCCTGAAGAAGAAAGATGCGCCACCAGCTCACGTTGCGGTGGAAAAGCAAAGATTCCTAAACTTGTCGCGTAATCTTCTACACCATTTAGACGATAAAAATCATCCCAGCTCAAGAACCAACAATCAGACCAGTGGGAGACATAGTCCTCTTCATGCAACTGCTCAAGGCAGGAAACAACGAGCCAATTATCTTTGTTATCTGCTAAATGAAACGCAAATGCCAACCCTTCAGGTTGGATGGTGTACAGCGGTTCAACGGGTAGCGACAGTGCTGTTTTATCTTTGATAAATTTACTTAGCAGACTTTTGAACATTACTTGCTCCAGTAAGTGAATTTGCCCAGGACCGGTTTAAATCCAAGGCTAAGCAACTTTCTCGCAGCCTCGTGATCGGGTTCATTAAACTGAATATGAATAGCGCCACCGAGGCCTCGTTTATCCATAACTTTGCAATCGACTGATTTAATTACATCCCGGATTTGCTGTTCTCGGATTGAAGGATCCTCACGTTCTTTTCGGGCTTTCAGTGAGTTAGAAATAATTCTGATCTGCTCTTCTCGATCCCGTTCTTCATCTTGCACTTGTTTGGCTTTGATTGAAAACTCTGAAATAGCTGTACTGGGCATAGACTGGGAGGCAGGTGACTTACGGACTACCGGATTAGAGTAACTAATTCCCTTGGCTTCAAACCTTGAGATATCCAGGGCAGCATTCATGTGAGCGCTAGATTCTTCACTAATATAATAAATACCCAGTCGTTTTAAATCTTCATCAAAATAACGCATCCAGCCCGGAATGTTTTTTAACGAATAATTAGTAGCTGGAGAATTATGCGCAAGGCGTAGAACAACTTTGCGGCGGTTATTTCGCTTATCTTTTAAATCAAAATCAATATCTAAAATTCCCGTTTCAGGATTGAAGGGGGCATTTGTAAGATGGTAAGCATACATCGCTCCAACTTTAGAAAACTCAACGAATAAGTAATCACCAATTCGCATTATCATAGCATTGTTATCTTTAGAACCCGGCCCTGATAACTTGCTCAGACGGCCTGTGTTTTTGGTCCTAAACTCCACATAGTCCTGATCTTTTGAGAGCTGGGTATCCCCCCCGATCACAATGCGCGTGTAACTCATCTGGTTTGCATAACGTAGCCAGTAGAACAGGCGGGCCTGGTCAACATCCCGGTTGCCTTTAAGCAATTCGAAGAACAATTTCAGATCGTCTTTTGCAAACCAACCCTGCACCATTAAAAGGACAGGCTTATCAACATGAATCTCCCAGCCTTTATTTCTGGAGGTTAGCTGAGGATTTCCCCAGTACTCTAGCGCCACCTGTTTTAATTCCAGATGCGTTTGATGTTTGAATGCTGAATTGCAGTAACGCGTCAAAGTGGCAGCAAGAATATTGTCTTTAAAGCGACCCAA
Coding sequences within it:
- the rmuC_1 gene encoding DNA recombination protein RmuC, whose product is MILENVLERSGLLLDKDYKREVSINTEEGRQRPDAIIYLPQGKHLIIDAKVSLNAYTRYINAEDDAERSLALKEHVSAIGGRIRELADRDYYKLPGLNSPEIVFMFVPIESAFVEALKADETLFQQAIEKNVLVATPTTLLTSLNIVRQLWRYEDQNKHTAALANKAETVFKKLNSFLGSFEKIKKGLDTANSAYIAAEGQLVSGKGNLIKQVGEFKNLAPAIKAELPSYFADKASLEIDFIPMEFDDHNDKEAVLSVSP
- the rmuC_2 gene encoding DNA recombination protein RmuC; this translates as MKEQLSNAANKYDTLQGNYGELQSQYTKLETAQQEREASHNREVASFETQKASLVEQFKVLSGEILETKTKSLQESSKSTLSALMNPFQQSIDSFKKEVQEIHHRETTQQGELRKELESLKELNQKSRLRHMNYPPHYAGRKSCRVTGEK
- a CDS encoding ATP-dependent helicase HepA, translating into MLLIEQNIEQALYVKQRRASLLSAHQAEPELPLALRENIVLREHQRKGVAWLQQLFLKSPTETTGCLLADDMGLGKTLQILTFLVWHIEQFPNGDPALIVAPVSLLDNWEREVGNFFYRDQISILKLYGNELRDKKCPKESLPSEIRNKGIKNLLQNDWVGDARIVLTTYETLRDQEFSLARQSWSIMVCDEAQKIKNPAALITHSAKAIQARFKVACTGTPVENTLVDLWCLFDFVQPGLLGALNNFGKDYLRPIEQQGDEVALEKLRKLIEPQTLRRIKEDVARDLPAKIEDQICKKLSMLPLQRDLYTHSIAKWRSQQEMSEGLEQRGAGMLGLLHRLKLICALPYSVSADLRMRDNAPKVKWMLETLRRIQRSSDDKVIIFTELRDIQRELQQMVLHNFGFKPFIINGDTSTKSGSSQNRQSLIDQFQDAEGFNAIILSTVAVGFGVNVQKANHVIHFTRCWNPAKEDQATDRAYRIGQTKDVYVYYPTVRDSELMTFEETLDELLNRRRALARDMLKGASELTVADFEAVLVS